The following proteins are co-located in the Plasmodium brasilianum strain Bolivian I chromosome 11, whole genome shotgun sequence genome:
- a CDS encoding GTP-binding protein has product MVNYFKYFNEILTKRYKCLNKWLIEKGKNSYSIKIIHKSGKKNEVKVYGNSPNKIKKREKEKETYDDMDDANTLLKKKKEDSLIGIKNDLYKIKSCKSIFYESEKIIKCESGAGGDGTVSFKKFKRKILGSLGIPNGGKGGNGGNIYLCYSDFKGHKYKNKRRKNNKENKYIYVNNLSELPCVLSATNGRKGKVNQLRGNSGTNIYVYLNKMCHVYKLVSSFKGGSAEDSHETDGNARDRDNHNGTDNCNVSDSDNYDYSYSDRDNHNDKDKSANNAKGELENRAYILKSRTKRSKLLDLSVGGNRENIHSVKNNKNNIGTDNVRDYNVNYVKYNYEENVYNALKREDPIYIKRNKHIIKEIMCLDEKIRKEIYIGFLSENNNCMLICKGGEGGKGNNMQNTFSYEKGKKGVINYIRIVYKCISDICFIGYKQSGKSTLLSLITHKIHTVNNLYILKKIIFKDNLQISVADFFNHNEDELNQNKNKEKINSFYITPNVFKYLELTHLLVIILDINNSPITQFRNIRVCEKRRKVKHIVIALAEAGMNHEKEELKLKDERIYRKPYIVVINKCDIKFDENIKKAEAAYKEIKMYAGDGVPVFFISAKYAVGVADFVLCLRNCVQKLKHGES; this is encoded by the exons ATGGTAAACTATTTCAAATactttaatgaaatattaacaaaGAGATATAAGTGTTTAAACAAATGGTTAAttgaaaaagggaaaaattcGTAtagcataaaaattattcacaagtcaggtaaaaaaaatgaagtgaAGGTATATGGAAATTCaccaaataaaataaaaaaaagggagaaGGAAAAGGAGACATATGATGACATGGATGATGCTAATACATTattgaagaagaaaaaagaagatagtTTAATaggtataaaaaatgatttatataaaataaaaagttgtaagtctattttttatgaaagtgaaaaaattataaaatgtgaAAGTGGTGCAGGTGGAGATGGCACGGtgagttttaaaaaatttaaaagaaaaattttggGGTCATTAGGTATACCTAATGGTGGAAAAGGAGGAAATGgtggaaatatatatttgtgttacTCTGATTTTAAGGggcataaatataaaaataaaagacgaaaaaataataaagaaaataaatatatatatgtgaacaACTTAAGCGAACTGCCGTGTGTTTTATCAGCAACGAATGGGAGAAAGGGGAAAGTCAATCAGCTAAGGGGAAATAGCGGAACaaacatttatgtatatctaAATAAAATGTGTCACGTGTACAAGCTCGTTTCTTCCTTTAAAGGTGGGAGTGCTGAGGATAGCCATGAAACGGATGGGAATGCCCGCGATAGGGATAACCATAATGGTACGGATAACTGTAACGTCAGCGATAGTGATAACTATGACTATAGCTATAGCGATAGGGATAACCATAATGATAAAGACAAGAGCGCTAATAACGCAAAGGGCGAGTTGGAAAACCGTGCTTACATATTGAAAAGCAGAAcaaaaagaagtaaattaTTGGATCTGTCAGTTGGCGGTAATAGGGAGAATATCCATTCAGTGAAGAACAATAAGAATAACATAGGAACTGATAATGTGAGAGATTACAATGTAAATTATGTTAAGTATAATTATGAAGAGAATGTGTATAATGCTTTAAAAAGAGAAGACcccatttatattaaaagaaataagcacataataaaagaaataatgtgcttggatgaaaaaataagaaaagaaatttatataggttttttaagtgaaaataataattgtatgtTAATTTGTAAAGGGGGAGAAGGAGGTAAAGGAAATAATATGCAGAATACTTTTTCctatgaaaaaggaaaaaaaggagtaattaattatataagaatcgtttataaatgtattagtGATATCTGTTTTATAGGATATAAGCAATCAGGTAAATCAACTTTGCTTTCACTAATTACTCATAAAATTCACactgttaataatttatatatattgaaaaaaataatttttaaggaCAATTTACAAATATCTGTTGCtgatttttttaatcataatGAGGATGaattaaatcaaaataaaaataaggaaaaaattaattcctTTTACATTACCCCAAATGtgtttaaatatttagaacTTACACACCTACTTGTCATTATCCTCGATATTAATAACAGCCCAATTACACAATTCCGCAATATCAG AGTTTGTGAAAAACGCAGAAAGGTCAAGCATATTGTAATAGCTCTTGCGGAGGCAGGAATGAACCACGAAAA GGAGGAGCTTAAGCTGAAGGACGAGCGGATATATCGGAAACCGTACATTGTCGTTATAAACAAGTGCGACATAAAATTTGatgaaaacataaaaaaggcAGAAGCAGCTTATAAGGAAATAAAGATGTACGCAGGAGATGGAGTTcctgtattttttataagtgCAAAGTATGCAGTCGGAGTAGCTGACTTCGTTCTTTGCCTAAGGAATTGTGTGCAAAAATTGAAGCATGGCGAAAGTTAA